A single region of the Oncorhynchus keta strain PuntledgeMale-10-30-2019 chromosome 4, Oket_V2, whole genome shotgun sequence genome encodes:
- the mos gene encoding proto-oncogene serine/threonine-protein kinase mos: MPSPIPLTRLLPKDLYPSLDFGACSSPLAKYSNDSTLRIPTQRFHGKVATRLWSSTIDWKELQSMQPIGSGGFGSVYRSVYFGETVAVKKVKKCVKNKLASRQSFWAELNAAHLRHKNIVRIIAATTCIPENLENGDNIGTIVMEYAGERTLHQVIYGCAETLEVDRWITFSKNIAHGLQFLHSHGIVHLDIKPANVLVSREDVCKIVDFGCSLKLELGGDRPSPQMSLGGGTYTHRAPELLKGGDVSAKSDIYSLGITIWQMITREQPYTGDRQYVLYAVVAYDLRPSVTDESFKSHHGDLCRSIVSKCWSGEPSWRPSAQDVITDLDKIRSEH; encoded by the coding sequence ATGCCATCCCCAATTCCCCTGACACGCTTGTTGCCTAAAGACCTTTATCCATCTCTAGATTTTGGAGCTTGCAGCAGTCCACTGGCAAAGTATTCCAACGATTCCACCCTACGAATTCCAACTCAACGGTTCCATGGGAAGGTCGCAACCAGGCTATGGTCATCCACCATTGATTGGAAGGAACTGCAATCCATGCAGCCTATCGGATCTGGGGGGTTTGGGTCCGTTTACAGAAGTGTGTACTTTGGGGAGACTGTCGCTGTCAAAAAAGTGAAGAAATGCGTCAAGAATAAACTCGCCTCCAGGCAAAGTTTTTGGGCTGAGCTAAATGCAGCTCACTTACGCCATAAGAACATTGTGCGAATTATAGCAGCTACCACGTGTATACCGGAGAATTTAGAAAACGGGGACAACATTGGCACAATAGTGATGGAATACGCAGGTGAACGAACTCTCCACCAGGTCATCTACGGTTGCGCAGAGACGCTCGAAGTGGACAGGTGGATTACGTTTTCCAAAAACATTGCGCATGGTCTTCAATTCTTGCATTCTCATGGTATTGTTCATTTGGATATCAAACCTGCCAATGTATTGGTTTCGAGGGAGGATGTGTGTAAGATTGTTGACTTTGGCTGTTCACTGAAATTGGAGCTCGGGGGGGATCGGCCCAGCCCCCAAATGAGTCTTGGTGGGGGCACTTACACCCACCGAGCGCCTGAGCTGTTGAAGGGGGGAGACGTGTCTGCAAAATCCGACATCTACTCCCTTGGCATCACTATTTGGCAAATGATCACCAGAGAGCAGCCCTATACAGGCGACAGGCAATATGTTTTATATGCAGTAGTTGCATACGATTTACGCCCCTCGGTCACTGATGAGTCCTTCAAGTCACACCATGGGGACCTTTGCCGATCCATTGTGTCCAAGTGCTGGAGCGGTGAGCCAAGCTGGAGACCAAGCGCTCAAGATGTCATCACAGATCTGGACAAGATTCGGTCCGAACATTAA
- the rps20 gene encoding 40S ribosomal protein S20 — MAFKDTGKAPVEAEVAIHRIRITLTSRNVKSLEKVCADLIRGAKEKNLKVKGPVRMPTKTLRITTRKTPCGEGSKTWDRFQMRIHKRLIDLHSPSEIVKQITSISIEPGVEVEVTIADA; from the exons ATG GCGTTCAAGGACACCGGTAAAGCCCCTGTTGAGGCTGAGGTTGCCATCCATCGCATCCGTATCACCCTCACCAGCCGCAACGTCAAGTCTCTGGAGAAGG TGTGTGCAGACCTTATCCGTGGAGCTAAGGAGAAGAACCTCAAGGTGAAGGGTCCAGTCCGTATGCCCACCAAG ACGCTGCGCATCACCACCAGAAAGACACCCTGTGGAGAAGGCTCCAAGACCTGGGATCGTTTCCAGATGCGGATCCACAAGCGTTTGATCGACCTCCACAGTCCCTCTGAGATTGTCAAGCAGATCACCTCAATCAGCATTGAGCCTGGTGTAGAGGTTGAGGTCACCATCGCTGATGCATAA